AGGCGTTGGCGTTGCAGGCGCGGTTGATGGCGAAGCACGGGACGACGATCGACCGGAACTTCGACTTCATGAACGACGTCGGGAACCTGCTCGCGACCGGGCGGCCGATCGTGGAGGCGGGGATGCACCACCAGGCGACGGTGGCGTTGATGGGGTTGCCGTACGCGTCGGAGCGGGTGCACACGCCCGCCTTCTACGCCGACGTCGCGCGAGGCCTGCTGGACGGCGACGTGCGGATCGATTCGATCGCCCTGAAGGACGCGTCGGGCACGACCGACCCGGCGACGGTGTACGAGACGGCGAAGCGCGTGAAGGCCCTGACGGGGTCGGAGGTGCCGGTGTGGTTCCACACGCACGACACCGCGTCGATGGCGGTCGCCTGCACGATGGCGGCGATCCACGGCGGCGTGGACGGCGTCGACCTGTCGGTCCGGCCGTTGGCGTCGGGGACGTCGCAACCGGACGTGCGCAGCGTCGCGCACGCCCTGAAGGGCACCGGCTACGGTCTGGATCTCGACGCGGACGCGGTGGGCGCGGTGGAGGGGGAGCTGGAGGCGGGTCTGGCGGACTACGCGTTCGACCCGATCACGTTGGCGGCGGACGCGCGGGTGGTGGGTTTCCCGATGCCGGGGGGCGCGATCGGTCCGAACGTGTTGATGATGAAGGAGGCGGGGATCCTGGACCGGTACGCGGAGGTTCTGGCGGAGTTCCCGGTGGTGGTGGAGGCCGGGGGGGCCTGGACGAGCGTGACGCCGGGCTCGCAGCAGTACTGGTTGCAGGCGTTCGACAACGTGCTGTACGGGCGATGGACGAAGATCGACGCGGGGTACGGGCGGTCGGTGTTGGGGTACTTCGGGCGCCCGCCGGAGCCGCCCGACCCCGAGGTGGTGCGGATCGCGTCGGAGCAGTTGGGGCTCGCGCCGTTCGACGGCGACCCGTCGGAGGTGGCGGAGGACGGCCTGGCGCCGGCGCGCGAGGCGCTTCGCGCGCGGGGCCTGCCGGAGACCGACGAGCACGTCTTTCTGGTGGCGGCGGCGATCGTGCCGGGCAAGGCGATGGACCTCAACGAGGGGATCCGGCTGCTCGAGGGGCGGCCGCGGATCAAGCTGCCGCTCCGGACGCCGGAGGGCGCGGAGGTGGCGTCCGGGCCGGCGTCGGGGTCCGCGGCGCCGTGGACGACGCCGGTCACGCGCCGGGTGACGGTCACGGAGGGCGGTGCGACGCGGACGTTCGACGTGACGTTGGCGCCGCCGGGCGCGGCGCCGGAGGCGGCTCCGGCCCCCGTGCCGGACGCCGCCCCGGCGCCGGCCGCGGGGGGGCCGGCGACGCCGGTGCACTCGCCGTTCGGGGGGACGGTGGAGGTCCTCGCGGTGCGGGTGGGGATCGGCGAGGCGGTCGCGGAGGGGCAGGTCGTCGCGACGGTGGAGGCGATGAAGGCGGAGCACGACGTCCGCAGTCCGGTGGCGGGCGTGATCGCGTCGGTCGACGTGCGGCCGGGCGACGAGGTCGGGCCGGACGTGGCGATCGTGACGGTCGGGGGCTGACGTGGAGGCGTGGAGCGAACTCCTGGCGGGGAGCGGGCTGCTGGCGTTGTCGTGGCGGAACGGCGTGATGTTCGTCGTCGCCGGGGTGTTGATCTTCCTGGCGGTCCGCTACAAGTACGAACCGTTGTTGTTGGTGCCGATCGGGTTCGGGGCGGTGCTGGCGAACCTGCCGGGGGCGGACCTGGCGGCGTCGAGCACCGCGGTCGCGGGGGAGGGGAAGCTGCCCCTGATGCAGTTGATCTACGAGGCGGGCATCCGCACGGAGCTGCTGCCGCCGTTGATCTTCCTGGGGGTGGGGGCGCTCACCGATTTCCGGCCGCTGTTGGCGCGGCCGTTCACGTTGATCCTGGGGGCGGCGGCGCAGGTCGGGATCTTCGTCGCGGCGCTCGGGGCGCACTACCTGTTCGGCTTCACGCCGGAGGAGGCGGCGTCGATCGGCATCATCGGGGGGGCCGACGGGCCGACCTCGATTTTCTTGACGGCGATCCTGGCGCCGGAGTTGTTGGGGGCGGTGGCGGTCGCGGCGTACAGCTACATGGCGTTGGTGCCGGTGTTGCAGCCGCCGGTGTTGCGGGCCCTGACGACGCCGGCGGAGCGGGCGATCCCGGTGGGGGAGGCGCGGCGCGTGTCGCGCACGGCGGTGATCCTGTTCCCGATCGTCACGACGGTGCTGGTGTCGTTGCTGATCCCCGCCGCCGCGACGTTGGTGGGGCTGTTGTTGTTCGGCAACCTGTTGCGGGAGTCGGGCGTCACCGACCGGCTGGCGAAGACGGCGGCGGGGCCGTTGATCAACGTCGTGACGATCCTGTTGGGGTTGGTGGTGGGCTCGACGATGGCGGGCGCCTCGTTCCTGGCGCTCGAGACGGTGTTCATCCTGGTGTTGGGGGCGGTGGCGTTCGTGGCCAGCACCGCGGGTGGGA
This sequence is a window from Trueperaceae bacterium. Protein-coding genes within it:
- a CDS encoding biotin/lipoyl-containing protein; protein product: MIHASSPKRVAVMLTAFRDGLQSVFGGKVRVADVLPAMEAASAAGVRHFEFGGGARFQAPFFYVGEDPFEAMDAMRAAVGPDADLQILTRSISGVTLTSQTPEALALQARLMAKHGTTIDRNFDFMNDVGNLLATGRPIVEAGMHHQATVALMGLPYASERVHTPAFYADVARGLLDGDVRIDSIALKDASGTTDPATVYETAKRVKALTGSEVPVWFHTHDTASMAVACTMAAIHGGVDGVDLSVRPLASGTSQPDVRSVAHALKGTGYGLDLDADAVGAVEGELEAGLADYAFDPITLAADARVVGFPMPGGAIGPNVLMMKEAGILDRYAEVLAEFPVVVEAGGAWTSVTPGSQQYWLQAFDNVLYGRWTKIDAGYGRSVLGYFGRPPEPPDPEVVRIASEQLGLAPFDGDPSEVAEDGLAPAREALRARGLPETDEHVFLVAAAIVPGKAMDLNEGIRLLEGRPRIKLPLRTPEGAEVASGPASGSAAPWTTPVTRRVTVTEGGATRTFDVTLAPPGAAPEAAPAPVPDAAPAPAAGGPATPVHSPFGGTVEVLAVRVGIGEAVAEGQVVATVEAMKAEHDVRSPVAGVIASVDVRPGDEVGPDVAIVTVGG
- a CDS encoding sodium ion-translocating decarboxylase subunit beta; amino-acid sequence: MEAWSELLAGSGLLALSWRNGVMFVVAGVLIFLAVRYKYEPLLLVPIGFGAVLANLPGADLAASSTAVAGEGKLPLMQLIYEAGIRTELLPPLIFLGVGALTDFRPLLARPFTLILGAAAQVGIFVAALGAHYLFGFTPEEAASIGIIGGADGPTSIFLTAILAPELLGAVAVAAYSYMALVPVLQPPVLRALTTPAERAIPVGEARRVSRTAVILFPIVTTVLVSLLIPAAATLVGLLLFGNLLRESGVTDRLAKTAAGPLINVVTILLGLVVGSTMAGASFLALETVFILVLGAVAFVASTAGGILLAKAVNVALPPERRINPCLGAAGVSAVPMSARVVQGFVSEHTQGRVNPLMAAMGPNVAGVIGSAVAAGVFLAILR